Proteins encoded together in one Musa acuminata AAA Group cultivar baxijiao chromosome BXJ3-6, Cavendish_Baxijiao_AAA, whole genome shotgun sequence window:
- the LOC103989387 gene encoding serine carboxypeptidase-like 42, with amino-acid sequence MERWWCLMVVVVVVVAVVGRRGEGYPEEDLVVRLPGQPKVGFRQYAGYVDVDEKAGRTLFYYFAEADGDAHAKPLTLWLNGGPGCSSVGGGAFTELGPFFPRGDGRGLRLNKMSWNKVSNLLFVESPAGVGWSYSNTTSDYNCGDESTANDMYKFLLRWYDKFPEFRLKNLFLTGESYAGHYIPQLANVLLDHNQHSTGFKFNIKGVAIGNPLLKLDRDAPATYEFFWSHGMISDEIGLTIMNQCDFEDYTFSNPHNVSKACNDAIEKANIIVGDYINEYDVILDVCYPSIVEQELRLRKYVTKMSVGVDVCMSVERYFYFNLPQVQLALHANRTKLPYSWGMCSGLLNYSSTDVDIDILPLLKKIIRHGTPVWVFSGDQDSVVPLLGSRTLVRELAHDLNFRVTVPYGVWFYKGQVGGWVTEYGNLLTFATVRGASHMVPYAQPARALRLFTSFIHGQRLPNSTHPSIS; translated from the exons ATGGAGCGGTGGTGGTgtttgatggtggtggtggtggttgtggtggcggtggtggggaGGAGAGGGGAGGGCTACCCGGAAGAGGACCTGGTGGTGAGATTGCCTGGGCAGCCCAAAGTGGGGTTCAGGCAGTACGCGGGGTATGTGGATGTCGATGAGAAGGCGGGGAGGACTCTCTTCTATTACTTTGCCGAAGCCGATGGAGATGCCCACGCGAAGCCGCTCACCCTCTGGCTCAATGGCG GCCCAGGTTGTTCTTCAGTTGGAGGGGGTGCTTTTACTGAGCTTGGTCCATTTTTCCCTAGAGGTGATGGACGGGGTCTTCGATTAAATAAAATGTCATGGAATAAAG TTTcaaatctcctttttgttgaatctcctGCTGGAGTTGGATGGTCTTACTCCAATACAACTTCTGATTATAACTGTGGAGATGAATCAACTG CTAATGACATGTATAAATTTCTTCTGCGATGGTATGACAAATTTCCAGAGTtcagattgaagaacttatttctAACTGGAGAAAGCTATGCAG GGCATTACATACCACAATTGGCCAATGTTCTTTTAGATCATAATCAGCATTCCACTGGTTTCAAGTTCAACATCAAAGGAGTTGCG ATTGGGAACCCACTTCTTAAGCTTGATAGGGATGCTCCAGCAACATATGAGTTTTTCTGGTCCCATGGTATGATATCTGATGAAATAGGCCTCACAATAATGAACCAATGTGATTTTGAAGATTACACCTTCAGTAATCCACACAATGTGAGCAAAGCATGCAATGATGCCATTGAGAAGGCAAATATTATTGTTGGGGATTACATAAATGAATATGATGTGATTCTAGATGTCTGTTACCCATCAATTGTGGAACAAGAGTTGAGATTGCGAAAATAT GTTACTAAGATGAGTGTTGGCGTTGATGTTTGCATGTCAGTAGAAAGGTATTTTTATTTCAATCTTCCACAAGTTCAGCTTGCTCTTCATGCTAACAGGACAAAATtgccttattcttggggcatgtgTAGTGG GCTCCTGAACTACAGCAGCACAGATGTTGATATCGATATCCTGCCCTTGCTCAAGAAAATAATTAGGCATGGCACACCAGTCTGGGTTTTCAG TGGTGACCAAGATTCTGTTGTGCCACTCTTGGGCTCGAGAACACTTGTACGGGAACTAGCCCATGACTTGAATTTCCGTGTAACGGTTCCTTATGGAGTTTGGTTTTACAAAGGCCAG GTCGGTGGCTGGGTAACGGAATACGGGAACCTACTGACTTTTGCAACTGTAAGAGGTGCATCTCACATGGTTCCATATGCACAACCAGCTAGAGCTCTTCGCCTATTCACTTCATTCATTCATGGCCAAAGGCTGCCAAACTCGACACATCCTTCGATTAGTTAA
- the LOC103989385 gene encoding probable pectinesterase/pectinesterase inhibitor 51, with amino-acid sequence MRKFQYTSPPRPRLLFVTMAALLSLPLLLLFLILPSSAPSSLPPLPPEIAQACGATRFPSSCHSTLSQSPDLPSSPSALQLLSAAVAAPSDALPSSRSQAESILASADANPARAAAARDCLEHLSLSARRLSTASAALPAGRLADARAWAGAALLYQYDCWSAFKYVNSTRRVADCMASLLDLAALTSNALSMIAAFQRFGDDISLWVPPQTERDGYWGDSPAVAAGGGSGSLRPANGATTFPSDRPPNATVCKTGSCDYQSVQDAVAAAPDFASDRFVIVVKAGVYEETVRVPFEKTNLELLGEGMGATVITGSQNVGHNQDVTTYHSATVGVLGDGFAARDLTFENTAGPGAHQAVAFRSDSDQSILESVEFRGHQDTLYARSLRQLYRKCLIAGTVDFIFGNSASVFDRCVIEVVPRAEGPRKAGSNPVAAHGRTDPAQATGFVFSGCAINGSDDYLAAYQRKPGAHRAYLGRPWKEYSRTVYVNCYMGEVVMPEGWLPWREDFALSTLFYGEYGSSGPGANAAARVGWSSQIPSEHVGMYSVETFIQGDEWVPSEQ; translated from the coding sequence ATGAGGAAATTCCAGTACACTTCCCCTCCTCGCCCTCGCCTCCTCTTCGTCACCATGGCTGCActcctctccctccccctcctcctcctctttctcatcCTCCCTTCCTCCGCCCCCTCCTCCCTTCCTCCGCTCCCGCCGGAGATTGCCCAAGCCTGCGGGGCCACCCGTTTCCCCTCCTCCTGCCACTCTACCCTCTCCCAGTCCCCCGACCTCCCTTCTAGCCCCTCCGCCCTCCAACTCCTCTCTGCCGCCGTCGCCGCCCCCTCCGATGCCCTCCCCTCCTCCCGCTCCCAAGCCGAGTCCATCCTCGCCTCTGCCGACGCAAACCCTGCTCGCGCCGCCGCCGCCCGCGACTGTCTCGAGCACCTCTCCCTCTCCGCCCGCCGCCTGTCCACCGCTTCCGCCGCCCTCCCCGCTGGCCGCCTCGCCGACGCCCGCGCCTGGGCCGGTGCTGCCCTCCTCTACCAGTACGATTGCTGGTCGGCCTTCAAGTACGTCAACTCTACCCGCCGCGTCGCCGATTGCATGGCCTCCCTCCTCGACCTGGCCGCCCTCACCAGCAATGCCCTCTCCATGATCGCCGCCTTTCAGCGCTTCGGTGATGACATCTCCCTCTGGGTCCCGCCCCAGACCGAGCGGGACGGCTACTGGGGCGACTCCCCCGCCGTCGCagccggcggcggcagcggctccCTACGACCCGCCAATGGTGCCACCACCTTCCCGTCGGACCGGCCTCCAAATGCTACCGTGTGCAAGACCGGATCTTGCGACTACCAGAGCGTCCAAGACGCGGTGGCCGCCGCGCCTGATTTCGCCTCGGATCGGTTCGTCATCGTCGTCAAGGCCGGCGTGTACGAGGAGACCGTCCGAGTCCCGTTCGAGAAGACCAATCTGGAGTTGCTAGGCGAGGGGATGGGAGCCACCGTCATCACCGGCTCGCAAAACGTTGGCCACAACCAGGACGTGACCACCTACCACTCTGCCACCGTCGGTGTCCTCGGTGACGGCTTCGCAGCCCGAGACCTCACCTTCGAGAACACCGCCGGCCCTGGCGCCCACCAGGCGGTTGCTTTCCGCTCCGACAGCGATCAATCCATACTCGAATCGGTGGAGTTCCGTGGGCACCAAGACACCCTGTACGCGCGCTCCCTCCGGCAACTCTACCGTAAATGCCTCATCGCCGGCACGGTAGACTTCATCTTCGGCAACTCCGCGTCGGTGTTCGATCGGTGCGTCATCGAGGTGGTCCCACGCGCGGAAGGGCCAAGGAAGGCAGGGAGCAACCCGGTGGCCGCCCACGGACGGACCGACCCTGCCCAGGCGACCGGCTTCGTGTTCAGTGGCTGCGCTATCAATGGGAGCGACGACTACTTGGCTGCATACCAGAGGAAGCCAGGGGCGCACCGGGCATACCTCGGGCGGCCATGGAAGGAGTACTCGAGGACGGTGTACGTGAATTGTTACATGGGGGAGGTGGTGATGCCGGAGGGGTGGTTGCCATGGAGGGAAGATTTCGCGTTGAGCACGCTGTTCTACGGAGAGTACGGGAGTTCAGGGCCCGGGGCGAATGCGGCGGCCAGGGTGGGGTGGAGCAGCCAGATTCCTTCGGAGCATGTCGGAATGTACTCTGTGGAAACTTTTATCCAGGGGGATGAATGGGTTCCCTCGGAGCAGTAA